Proteins co-encoded in one Betaproteobacteria bacterium genomic window:
- the groES gene encoding co-chaperone GroES, with amino-acid sequence MKIRPLHDRVIVKRLEEERKTASGIVIPDTAAEKPDQGEVISVGNGKVMEDGKVRPLDVKKGDKILFGKYSGQTVKVHGEELLVMREEDIMGVVEAA; translated from the coding sequence ATGAAAATCCGTCCTTTGCACGACCGCGTGATCGTCAAGCGCCTGGAGGAAGAGCGCAAGACCGCTTCCGGAATCGTGATTCCCGATACCGCCGCCGAGAAGCCCGACCAAGGTGAGGTGATTTCGGTTGGCAATGGCAAGGTCATGGAAGACGGCAAGGTCCGCCCGCTGGATGTTAAGAAGGGCGACAAGATCCTGTTCGGCAAATACTCGGGCCAGACCGTCAAGGTTCACGGCGAAGAGCTGCTCGTGATGCGCGAAGAAGACATCATGGGCGTCGTCGAAGCAGCCTAA